Proteins from a genomic interval of Bradyrhizobium sp. CCGB01:
- the soxZ gene encoding thiosulfate oxidation carrier complex protein SoxZ: protein MASSIRVRATANGDITEVQALIQHPMDTGLVKDSKGELIPAHYIQVLKFECNGKDVFVANWGTAVSKDPYVKFSFKGAKKGDDLKISWTDNKGGSDTTTAKIA from the coding sequence ATGGCATCAAGCATTCGCGTACGCGCCACCGCCAACGGCGACATCACCGAGGTGCAGGCGCTGATCCAGCACCCCATGGATACCGGCCTGGTCAAGGATTCCAAGGGCGAGCTGATCCCGGCGCACTACATCCAGGTGCTGAAGTTCGAATGTAACGGCAAGGACGTCTTCGTCGCCAATTGGGGCACTGCGGTCTCCAAGGACCCCTACGTCAAGTTCAGCTTCAAGGGCGCCAAGAAGGGCGACGACCTCAAGATCTCCTGGACCGACAACAAGGGTGGGTCGGATACGACCACCGCGAAGATCGCGTGA